The segment TGGACCAGCGCGTTGGACACCCAACCGGCCGGAACCGCCTTCACGTGCAGGGAGAGCAGCCCGTCGGGCCGGGGCGCCGAAGCGAAGGAGTAGTGGCGCCATATCCGTGGCCACCACGGGGTCTCCAGCGTCGTGTACTGCCCCGCGAGAAAGGGGTACGGCTGGTCGGGCCGGAGCGTGACGACGGCGATGTCCGGGGTGCGCAGATCGTGGGAGACCACCTCGGCCTGCCACCAGGCGGGCGCCGACCGCTCGTCCTCCGCCGCCGCGTCGATCATGATCTGGGAGATCGTCGTGTACGTACGGACCCAGGCCGCCTGGGTCTCCTCGTCCCAGGTCGTCGTCGCGTACCGCACGAGCGCGCCGATCAGGGCCTCGCCGACGGCCGGGTAGTGGGCGGAGTGGGTGCCGTACTTGCGGTGCCCCCTGCCGAGGTTCTGCAGGTAGGCGGTGAGCACCGGGACGTCGTCCATCTGCTCCGCCGCGGTGAGGAGCGCCTTCAGGAGCCGGTCCCGCTGGGTGTCCATGGCCACGGGGAACATCTCGCGCAGCTCGGGGTTGCGAATGAAGAGCAGGGCATAGAAGTACGAGGTCACCCGGTCGGCGACCGGGGCGATCTCCGCCAGGGTGCGGCGGACGAGCACCGCGTCCGCGGAGGCCTCCCCGGGTATTCGGGGCTCGTTCCCGTCCCCCGCCCGGCCCTCCTGACCGCCAACCGCAGGGGAGCCCTCATCCTCTGCCGAGGACCCCTGACCGTCCCCCGCCACGGCTGCGTACCTGTGCGTCGCCCCGGGCTCGCGGCCGTCCGCGTCGTCCGCCGCCCTCGTGCTGGTCGGAGCATCCATCATGTGCCTCGCCCTCGCGCTGGCCGGCTTCCGTGGTCGCAGCATGACCCTCCCGAACGCCGCTTCGGACGGAAAGCGGAGTTCTCGGGCCATAGGGCAGGGTTTCTGACTAAGCTGCGCTGTTTCGGACCAGGGCGTAGGCCTCGCGCAGATCCCCGCCGGCGTAGCTGTGACGGGAGAGCCCGGCAAGATGGTGGTCCGCGTTCACGGCCACGGTCTCCGGCACGATCGCGAAGAGTTCCGCGTCGGACATCGAGTCCCCGTAGGCGACGCAGTCGGCCGGATCCACCCCGTACTCCGCGCAGAGTTTCCGTGCGATCCGCACCTTCGCGCTCGCGTCGAGGATGCCGGGCCGGTGGATCGGCTCGGTGAAGGGGACGGCCGGCCAGCGCGAGCCGTGTGCCGCGTCGACGCCCCAGTCGAGAAGACGCTCGACGAAGAAGTCCGGAGAGAGGGAGATGACCGCACAGCGGTCGCCCCGGTCCCGGATGTCGGCCCAGACCTCGCGGATGCCCGCCAGCCAGGGCGCCCCTTCGAAGGCGGCCGCGACCTGGTCCGGAGTGAGCGCGAACCACAGCTCGCGGGCCCGGACGGCGAACTCGTCCGGGGTGAGCCCCTGGAGGAAGCCCTCCTCAAGGGCTGCGATCTCGTCGACGAGACCCAGCTGCCGGGAGATCTCCACGGCGGCGGCCGATCCGCGGATCAGGGTGCCGTCGAGGTCGAAGAGGTGCAGTCGTCGAGTGCGAGGTTTCACGTGAAACATCGTCCCCATGCCACGACGTGGAATCAACGTCTCCTCCCGGCCAAGGGTCGCGCATTCGTATCGGCCAGATCCGCTAAACCGGTGGACGGAAGATCACCGCGTCGGTCAGCCTGAAAGGCATGCCGACCTCCCCCTCCCCGCTCGCTCAGCTCCCCGTCCGGCGCCTCGGCTCCGACGACCTCCTCGCCTGCGCCGACCTCTCCGAGAACCGGAACTGGCCGCGCGAGGAACACAAGTGGGGGCTGCTGCTCGCCGCGGGCACCGGCTACGGAATCGACGACCCGTCCGGCCCGGGGCTGGCGGCCTGCAGCGTGGTCACCTCGTACGGCCCGGGGCTCGCCGCGATCGGCATGGTCCTCGTCGCCGAGCGGTACGCGCGCCAAGGGGTGGGACGCCGGCTCATGCAGCACGTCCTGGCGGAGGCGGGGGACACCGCGCTCACCCTGCACGCCACGCCGAACGGGCAGCCCCTGTACGAGCAGCTCGGCTTCGTCCAGACGAGCCGGGCGGAGATGGTGCGCGGGCGCTTCACCTTCACCACGCCCGCTCCGGCCGTTCCGGTCCGCGCGGCGACGGCGGAGGACCTCCAGGCGATCCTGCGCCTGGACCAGGAGGTCTTCGGCCTCGACCGCACGCACATCATCACGCGGCTCCCCGCGTTCGCGGACCACCTCCGGGTCGCGGAGGAGGACGGCGAGATCACGGGCTTCGGAGCGATCTGGCCCAACATGGACACGCATGTCGTCGGACCGCTGATC is part of the Streptomyces sp. NBC_00250 genome and harbors:
- a CDS encoding HAD family hydrolase, with translation MFHVKPRTRRLHLFDLDGTLIRGSAAAVEISRQLGLVDEIAALEEGFLQGLTPDEFAVRARELWFALTPDQVAAAFEGAPWLAGIREVWADIRDRGDRCAVISLSPDFFVERLLDWGVDAAHGSRWPAVPFTEPIHRPGILDASAKVRIARKLCAEYGVDPADCVAYGDSMSDAELFAIVPETVAVNADHHLAGLSRHSYAGGDLREAYALVRNSAA
- a CDS encoding globin domain-containing protein → MMDAPTSTRAADDADGREPGATHRYAAVAGDGQGSSAEDEGSPAVGGQEGRAGDGNEPRIPGEASADAVLVRRTLAEIAPVADRVTSYFYALLFIRNPELREMFPVAMDTQRDRLLKALLTAAEQMDDVPVLTAYLQNLGRGHRKYGTHSAHYPAVGEALIGALVRYATTTWDEETQAAWVRTYTTISQIMIDAAAEDERSAPAWWQAEVVSHDLRTPDIAVVTLRPDQPYPFLAGQYTTLETPWWPRIWRHYSFASAPRPDGLLSLHVKAVPAGWVSNALVHRARPGDVLRLGPPAGSMTVDHATDTGLLCVGGGTGIAPIKALVEDVAEHGDRRPVDVFYGARSGHDLYDIDTMMRLQKTFPWLSVHPVTEEEGRLPEAVCRYGPWSERDAYLSGPLGMVRRGVDALRGAGVPAERIRHDFLAELASAAADQPRSGACIARTPSMLPSR
- a CDS encoding GNAT family N-acetyltransferase, whose amino-acid sequence is MPTSPSPLAQLPVRRLGSDDLLACADLSENRNWPREEHKWGLLLAAGTGYGIDDPSGPGLAACSVVTSYGPGLAAIGMVLVAERYARQGVGRRLMQHVLAEAGDTALTLHATPNGQPLYEQLGFVQTSRAEMVRGRFTFTTPAPAVPVRAATAEDLQAILRLDQEVFGLDRTHIITRLPAFADHLRVAEEDGEITGFGAIWPNMDTHVVGPLIARDPATAQALIASLAAATDRPLRTDIDVRHTALLSWVKENGLDSIMSNAVMVRSLPDLPGDWRRRFAPLTVAAG